TAGCAGATAGAAAAGATATTATATCAGATAATAAGATTATAATCCAATAAATCCAATATGCAGTCACTCTTCTCTTCGTTTTTTTTGTATTTTCATATTTGGTGAGGTATAGAATATTCATTTTTTGCCATATGGTATGTTCAGAGCGAATTTTTTTTATATGCTGTTTACTGTACTTCTCAAAAGCAGATGAGAACACCCAAACACGTATAATACCACTTGGAATTAATGAAATTAATATAACACATGTTGAGAGAAATACGGCAATCAAGATATTATCAATGCTGATATTAAGCTTCATTGGAACTAAATAGCTTATCAATCCAATCTGTTCCTCCTTTAACAACCGTAGGGATGTAAGATTTTAAAACATTGTACATGATAGTTGCATTTTGTTTTAAGGAATTTTTCAAGTAGTACGAAACAGCATTTGTAATTTCTTTTTTTAGCGCGTTCCCTGACTGGTTTTTCACTGCATTACCGACACGCTTAAATAGTTGGTTTGAGAGTGAGTCTAAATGTGTTGAGCCTCCCCCTGCTCCGCCTAATGCACCACCAACTCCACCTAAAAATGCACTTATCAAAATATCTGTTACATTTGTTTTTTTGATGTCACCTTTATTCATATATAGCTGATTACCAAAGCTTGAAGCAGCACCAAGAAGAGTATTTCCCGCTATTTGCCCAATTAGTACCACACCAGTAGCTGCCAGTCCGCCACTTAAAGCACCTGTCCCTGCAGCAATTAATGTTTGACCAATATCAATTTTTCCTGTCATCACATACTGCGTAACTGCAGAAATGGCACCACCTACCGCAAAACCAATTGCTGCCCCGATTAAGATATGTATCCAATTGCCATTAGGATCGCTGTACATTATCGGATTGTTTTGGGAATAGGTGTATAGATTAAGACTTAACGGATCATTAACAACATATTGTCCTTCTGTCCAATCCACATAGACACCGCCCGTAAGTTGCGTTCCCTGATAGTCCCCATATGGGTCGAAAATATTCTTCAGTCTTGCGTGGACTGTATCTTTACTCAAAAAGCGACCTGTTGTTGGATCGTAATTTCTTGCCCGTAAGTAGTAGGTATTCGTCTCCTTATCATAATACTCCACGCAATATCTGAACGGGTTGGCATCGCCGGACGCTATGTTCCTCTCAACACCGAAAGCGTCATAGTCATAGGATTTTATTGCAGTCGCGGATGAATCCGTAAGATTCACCACGTCGCCGTGAGCGTTGTAGAGGTAATACGTCCTTACACCGTCCACATCGGACGCGATGAGGTTTATGCCGCGGATATAAGTGACTGTAATGGCATTGTTCTGAATCTCGGCAGCGATATTGCCGCCGTCCCAACTACATCGGCGCACCGAAGACGAATATCAGCGCTATTATAAATATTATGCTTATTATTCGTTTTTCATATTGTCTTTCCTTTTTATTTTATTGTTGTCTGAATAGGTGACGTTCCATAATTACAACCAATTACAATGGATTTAATTTACAATTATAATAACAACATTGTATTATTATAGATATTCTATGCCTATATTTGGTGATTAACTTTGTTAAATGTGTCAAGCGACAGATGTCGGTGTCAACCTCAAGAACCGTCACCTGCGGTTTGTGTTGATAATATTGCTATACCATTTAATTCTTCTATGTCAACAACATAATTAGAATACTTTCCAACGGTAAATAAATATTTCGTTTTT
The nucleotide sequence above comes from Oscillospiraceae bacterium. Encoded proteins:
- a CDS encoding RHS repeat-associated core domain-containing protein — its product is MDGVRTYYLYNAHGDVVNLTDSSATAIKSYDYDAFGVERNIASGDANPFRYCVEYYDKETNTYYLRARNYDPTTGRFLSKDTVHARLKNIFDPYGDYQGTQLTGGVYVDWTEGQYVVNDPLSLNLYTYSQNNPIMYSDPNGNWIHILIGAAIGFAVGGAISAVTQYVMTGKIDIGQTLIAAGTGALSGGLAATGVVLIGQIAGNTLLGAASSFGNQLYMNKGDIKKTNVTDILISAFLGGVGGALGGAGGGSTHLDSLSNQLFKRVGNAVKNQSGNALKKEITNAVSYYLKNSLKQNATIMYNVLKSYIPTVVKGGTDWIDKLFSSNEA